The following are encoded together in the Paraburkholderia sp. BL10I2N1 genome:
- a CDS encoding FAD-dependent oxidoreductase, with translation MSVMTRETAAPQGAGKFDEQFDIVVVGAGAAGLACALFAAWQDNKVLLLEKAPELGGTAKKAAFWYWVPNNRPMREQGIEDRKEDCLRYMARLSRPETYSPELPRFGMTQWEFDMCEAIYDNASLAAELLADKGALEYRHCPDVPDYWAELPEDKAPKGRVLLPKGACESMSDGGAVAVRSMTEAARRAGVDIRTSCPVKRLVTDETSAVTGVEVDDAQRGAMIVKARKAVIFGTGGFTHNKTMRKNFLSAPVFGGCAARTNEGDFVRIGTAVGAELRNMNYSWMCPIVLEKALNDDPGLIGTFSPSGDSMIYVNRHGERVTNEKLAYNESAQAFFKWDPAKSEYPNLVLAAIWDARSQQHSASTEYGRFIVPEGVNDAHVIKADTLTELARKIRERVAKLAPQIGNLTFEDDFDANLPATVERFNGFARSGKDLDFARGERPVELLFNGATAPGPACPNPTMYPLSESGPFYATLLTGGNLDTKGGPVTNPEGQVLDHTGQAIPGLYGVGNCVASASARAYWAGGATLGPILAFSYLAARSAHRQTPR, from the coding sequence ATGAGTGTGATGACACGCGAGACTGCCGCGCCGCAAGGCGCCGGGAAGTTCGATGAGCAGTTCGACATCGTGGTGGTGGGCGCGGGAGCCGCTGGCCTCGCCTGCGCATTGTTCGCAGCGTGGCAGGACAACAAGGTCCTGCTGCTAGAGAAGGCGCCCGAGCTGGGCGGGACGGCGAAGAAGGCCGCGTTCTGGTACTGGGTGCCGAACAACCGGCCGATGCGTGAACAGGGTATCGAAGACCGGAAGGAGGATTGTCTGCGCTACATGGCTCGTCTATCGAGGCCGGAGACATACAGCCCGGAACTGCCGCGCTTCGGTATGACGCAGTGGGAGTTCGATATGTGCGAGGCGATCTACGACAACGCGTCGCTTGCTGCCGAGTTGCTCGCGGACAAGGGCGCGCTCGAATACCGCCACTGCCCGGATGTGCCGGACTACTGGGCCGAGTTGCCGGAGGACAAAGCGCCGAAAGGCCGCGTGCTGTTGCCCAAAGGCGCTTGCGAATCGATGTCCGATGGCGGCGCGGTGGCGGTGCGTTCAATGACCGAAGCTGCGCGCCGGGCGGGCGTCGATATCCGTACGAGTTGTCCGGTGAAGCGCCTCGTGACTGACGAGACGAGCGCTGTAACAGGCGTCGAAGTGGATGATGCGCAACGTGGCGCGATGATCGTCAAGGCGCGCAAGGCGGTCATCTTCGGCACAGGCGGGTTTACGCACAACAAGACGATGCGCAAGAACTTCCTGAGCGCGCCCGTCTTCGGCGGATGTGCCGCGCGCACCAACGAAGGGGACTTCGTCCGTATTGGCACGGCGGTCGGCGCCGAGTTGCGCAACATGAACTATTCGTGGATGTGTCCGATCGTCCTCGAAAAGGCGCTTAACGACGATCCGGGCCTGATCGGGACGTTCTCGCCATCGGGCGATTCGATGATCTATGTGAACCGGCATGGCGAGCGCGTCACCAACGAAAAGCTCGCCTACAACGAATCCGCGCAGGCCTTCTTTAAGTGGGACCCCGCGAAGTCGGAGTATCCGAACCTCGTCCTCGCGGCGATCTGGGATGCGCGCAGTCAGCAGCACTCTGCAAGCACCGAGTACGGACGCTTCATCGTGCCCGAAGGCGTCAACGATGCGCATGTGATCAAGGCCGACACACTCACCGAACTCGCACGGAAGATCCGTGAGCGTGTGGCGAAGCTCGCACCGCAGATCGGCAATCTGACCTTCGAGGACGACTTCGACGCCAATCTTCCGGCAACTGTCGAGCGCTTCAACGGGTTTGCGCGGAGTGGCAAGGACCTTGATTTCGCGCGTGGCGAGCGGCCTGTCGAACTGCTGTTCAATGGTGCGACGGCACCCGGGCCAGCGTGTCCCAATCCGACGATGTATCCGCTCAGCGAGAGCGGTCCCTTCTATGCAACGCTCCTGACGGGCGGCAACCTCGATACGAAGGGTGGCCCAGTCACGAATCCAGAAGGGCAGGTGCTCGACCATACGGGGCAGGCCATTCCGGGCTTATACGGCGTCGGAAACTGTGTTGCATCGGCGTCGGCGCGCGCTTACTGGGCGGGCGGTGCGACACTCGGGCCGATCCTCGCCTTCTCGTATCTTGCGGCGCGCAGCGCACACAGACAGACCCCGCGTTGA
- a CDS encoding ABC transporter permease, whose amino-acid sequence MSTPSATSARRLGDRLPSLAEIGPLLALLLACAFFISQSSRFLSFQNLSLILQQTMVVAVIAIGQTLIVLTGGIDLSCGMLMAFGSIVMTKFAVVLGVPPVLAILCGVAASTAFGLLNGVLITRIKLPAFIVTLGTLNIAFALTQIYSNAESVSNLPDAMMFFGNTFSIGPAEVTYGTVLTLLMYLLTWFVLRDTVPGRHLYALGNNAEAARLMGLSSQKILLTVYTLAGAIYGIAALLSVSRTGVGDPQAGQTENLDSITAVVLGGTSLFGGRGSIVGTLLGALIVGVFRNGLTLIGVSSVYQVLITGMLVILAVAADKLSHRR is encoded by the coding sequence ATGTCCACTCCGTCGGCTACCAGCGCTCGCCGCCTTGGCGATCGCCTGCCTTCTCTCGCTGAAATCGGCCCCCTGCTCGCGCTCCTGCTTGCGTGCGCATTCTTCATTTCGCAGAGCAGCCGCTTTCTTTCGTTCCAGAATCTTTCGTTGATCCTGCAACAAACGATGGTCGTCGCCGTCATCGCGATCGGTCAGACCTTGATCGTTCTCACCGGCGGCATCGATCTGTCGTGCGGGATGTTGATGGCGTTCGGCTCGATCGTGATGACCAAGTTCGCCGTCGTGCTCGGCGTGCCGCCAGTCCTTGCGATTCTCTGCGGCGTCGCGGCCAGCACGGCGTTTGGCCTCCTCAATGGCGTGCTCATCACGCGCATTAAGCTGCCCGCGTTCATCGTGACACTGGGTACGCTGAACATCGCGTTTGCGCTCACGCAGATCTATTCGAACGCCGAGAGCGTGTCGAACCTGCCGGACGCCATGATGTTCTTCGGCAACACGTTCAGCATCGGGCCGGCCGAGGTAACCTACGGCACCGTGCTCACGTTGCTGATGTATCTGCTGACCTGGTTCGTGCTGCGCGATACGGTGCCTGGACGACACCTCTACGCACTCGGCAATAACGCCGAAGCGGCACGGCTGATGGGCCTGTCGTCGCAAAAGATCCTGCTCACCGTGTACACACTGGCCGGCGCGATCTACGGGATTGCCGCGCTGCTGTCGGTATCGCGTACCGGCGTGGGCGATCCGCAGGCGGGGCAAACCGAAAACCTCGACAGCATTACCGCGGTCGTGCTCGGCGGCACGAGTCTTTTCGGCGGGCGTGGGTCGATCGTGGGGACGCTGCTGGGCGCGCTGATCGTCGGCGTGTTCCGTAATGGCCTCACACTGATTGGGGTGTCCTCGGTGTATCAGGTGCTGATTACCGGCATGCTGGTGATTCTCGCCGTCGCCGCCGACAAACTGTCACATCGCCGCTAA
- a CDS encoding sugar ABC transporter substrate-binding protein: MNLNSSRQPVARRIVSMCVAATVVWCAGASHAADQPVIGLITKTDTNPFFVKMKQGADAEAQKDGVKLISAAGKFDGDNASQVTAIENMLTAGAKAILITPSDTKAIVPSIKKARAAGALVIALDTPTDPQDATDALFATDNFKAGVLIGEYAKAAMAGKPAKIATLDLAPGVSVGVLRHNGFLQGFGVKEGDASIVCSQDTRGDQAKGQTAMENCLQKSPDINVVYTINEPAAAGAYRALKAAGKDKSVMIVSIDGGCEGVRNVKAGAIAATSQQYPLKMASLGVAAGVDYARSGKKATGYHDTGVTLISDKPMSGVDSKDSKFGLDNCWGNK, from the coding sequence ATGAATCTGAATTCAAGCAGGCAACCTGTCGCAAGACGAATCGTATCGATGTGCGTGGCCGCCACGGTCGTGTGGTGTGCGGGTGCTTCGCACGCCGCCGATCAGCCTGTCATTGGCCTCATCACGAAGACCGACACCAACCCGTTCTTCGTCAAGATGAAACAGGGCGCCGATGCCGAAGCGCAAAAGGACGGCGTGAAGCTGATCAGTGCGGCCGGCAAGTTCGACGGCGATAACGCGAGCCAGGTCACCGCGATCGAAAACATGCTGACGGCCGGCGCCAAGGCGATCCTGATCACCCCTAGCGACACGAAGGCCATCGTGCCGAGCATCAAGAAGGCGCGTGCGGCCGGCGCACTCGTGATTGCCCTCGACACACCAACCGACCCGCAGGACGCCACCGACGCCCTCTTCGCCACCGACAATTTCAAGGCCGGCGTGCTCATCGGCGAATACGCGAAGGCGGCGATGGCAGGCAAGCCCGCGAAGATCGCCACGCTCGACCTGGCGCCTGGCGTATCGGTCGGCGTGCTCCGGCATAACGGCTTCCTGCAGGGCTTCGGCGTGAAGGAAGGCGATGCGTCCATCGTCTGCAGCCAGGATACGCGCGGCGACCAGGCGAAGGGCCAGACGGCGATGGAAAACTGCCTGCAGAAGTCGCCCGATATCAACGTCGTCTATACGATCAACGAGCCGGCCGCGGCAGGCGCTTATCGCGCGCTGAAGGCAGCAGGCAAGGACAAGAGCGTGATGATCGTTTCGATCGACGGTGGCTGTGAAGGCGTGCGCAATGTGAAGGCTGGCGCCATCGCGGCAACCTCACAGCAGTATCCGCTGAAGATGGCGTCGCTCGGCGTCGCCGCTGGCGTCGACTACGCCAGGAGCGGCAAGAAGGCGACGGGCTATCACGACACCGGCGTCACGCTGATCTCCGACAAACCCATGTCGGGTGTCGACAGCAAGGACTCGAAGTTCGGTCTCGACAATTGCTGGGGTAACAAGTAA
- a CDS encoding carbohydrate ABC transporter permease → MYPLPVEKWKPANRALYKMSLPVALLIWLLPMIAVLVTSVRSTDELSRGNYWGWPEHISLIANYREALTTSPMLHYFWNSCLITIPSVIGSITLAAMAGFALAIYRFRGNMLLFGTFVAGNFVPIQILMIPVRDLSLRMGLFNTLGALILFHVSFQTGFCALFLRNFIKQLPFELVEAARIEGASEWTVFFRIVLPLIRPALAALGILVFTFVWNDYFWALCLTQGDDAAPITVGVAALKGQWTTAWNLVSAGSILAALPSVAMFFAMQRQFVAGLTFGATKG, encoded by the coding sequence ATGTACCCGCTTCCCGTCGAGAAATGGAAACCGGCCAACCGTGCGCTGTACAAGATGTCGCTGCCGGTCGCGCTGTTGATCTGGCTGCTGCCGATGATCGCCGTGCTCGTGACTTCCGTGCGCTCGACCGACGAGCTATCGAGAGGCAATTACTGGGGCTGGCCCGAGCACATCTCGCTGATCGCCAACTATCGCGAAGCGCTCACGACGTCGCCCATGCTTCACTACTTCTGGAACAGTTGCCTGATCACGATTCCATCGGTAATCGGTTCGATCACGCTGGCCGCGATGGCCGGCTTCGCGCTGGCGATCTATCGTTTTCGCGGCAACATGCTGCTGTTCGGCACGTTCGTGGCCGGCAATTTCGTGCCGATCCAGATCCTGATGATTCCGGTTCGCGATCTGTCGCTGCGGATGGGCCTGTTCAATACGCTCGGCGCGCTGATCCTGTTTCACGTTTCGTTCCAGACCGGCTTCTGCGCGCTGTTCCTGCGCAACTTCATCAAGCAGTTGCCATTCGAGCTCGTCGAGGCGGCGCGCATCGAGGGCGCGAGCGAATGGACCGTGTTTTTCCGCATCGTGCTGCCGCTGATCCGCCCGGCGCTCGCGGCGCTCGGGATTCTCGTCTTTACCTTTGTCTGGAACGATTATTTCTGGGCACTGTGCCTGACGCAGGGCGACGACGCCGCGCCCATCACCGTCGGCGTCGCGGCGCTCAAGGGCCAATGGACGACGGCGTGGAACCTGGTTTCCGCCGGTTCGATACTGGCGGCGCTGCCGTCGGTGGCGATGTTCTTCGCGATGCAGCGGCAGTTCGTCGCCGGGCTCACTTTTGGGGCAACCAAAGGCTAG
- a CDS encoding ROK family transcriptional regulator, with the protein MDTGSRSPLKRTVGSNQVGMRQFNERIVLQAIRLHGPLPKADVARLTRLSMQTVSMIVERLIDDGLLAKQPRVRGRIGQPSVPIALRPDGAFTIGIKVGRRSLDVLAMDFTGQVCSRDVFEYAYPDPVTLFPALESRLARTNEALGARAKKVVGVGVAAPLWLGGWRDFLGAPPDALNAWNDIDIRSRIETLTGLPVEFAKDTMAACAAELVMGQGRGIHNFLYLFVGTFIGGGLVIDGRLHGGPHGNAGAVGSIPLARDGSKPARQLLHAASGFVLEKLFTDAGAPPAAAHDHRALSPDLWRLTEQWLDTACPAIASALTNAAALLDLEAVVIDGEFDRQLVREIIRRTERVLDRFEWEGMARPQLLEGAIGADARAMGGAILPLYAHFAPMHELFLKPAADVDY; encoded by the coding sequence ATGGATACCGGTAGCCGCTCGCCGCTCAAACGCACGGTCGGATCGAATCAGGTCGGCATGCGGCAGTTCAACGAACGGATCGTCCTGCAGGCGATCCGGCTGCATGGTCCATTGCCGAAAGCCGACGTCGCGAGGCTCACGCGGCTGTCGATGCAAACCGTCTCGATGATCGTCGAGCGCCTGATCGATGACGGTCTGCTCGCGAAACAGCCGCGCGTGCGGGGGCGAATCGGCCAGCCTTCGGTGCCGATCGCGTTGCGTCCCGATGGCGCGTTCACGATCGGCATCAAGGTCGGGCGCCGCAGTCTCGACGTGCTGGCGATGGATTTTACCGGCCAGGTGTGCAGCCGCGATGTATTCGAGTACGCGTATCCCGATCCCGTCACGCTGTTTCCGGCGCTGGAAAGCAGGCTCGCGCGCACGAACGAAGCGCTCGGCGCGCGCGCCAAGAAAGTCGTCGGTGTCGGCGTGGCCGCGCCTTTATGGCTCGGAGGCTGGCGTGATTTTCTGGGCGCACCGCCCGACGCGCTCAACGCATGGAACGATATCGACATCCGTTCGCGCATCGAGACATTGACCGGGCTGCCCGTCGAGTTCGCCAAGGACACGATGGCCGCCTGCGCCGCTGAACTGGTGATGGGCCAGGGGCGCGGCATCCACAATTTTCTCTACCTCTTTGTCGGCACGTTCATTGGCGGCGGCCTCGTGATCGACGGACGGTTGCACGGCGGTCCGCATGGCAATGCGGGCGCAGTGGGATCGATCCCGCTTGCCCGCGATGGCTCGAAGCCCGCACGGCAGTTGCTGCATGCGGCCTCGGGCTTCGTGCTCGAAAAGCTGTTCACGGATGCCGGCGCACCGCCTGCGGCCGCGCACGATCATCGCGCCTTATCTCCGGATCTATGGCGTTTGACGGAACAGTGGCTCGACACGGCCTGCCCGGCCATCGCATCGGCATTGACCAACGCAGCGGCATTACTCGATCTCGAAGCGGTGGTGATCGACGGCGAGTTCGACCGGCAGCTGGTGCGCGAAATCATCCGTCGCACGGAGCGCGTACTCGATCGCTTCGAATGGGAGGGCATGGCGCGGCCACAGCTGCTGGAAGGCGCAATCGGCGCCGACGCGCGCGCGATGGGCGGCGCCATCCTGCCGCTGTATGCGCATTTCGCGCCGATGCATGAACTGTTTCTGAAGCCTGCCGCAGACGTCGATTATTGA
- a CDS encoding sugar ABC transporter permease, which produces MKTVSTRSVEVNVPQAVTPRRAKPRRASPSARQQRRAAFLFLAPACIMVAIYVVYPILSSLALSLYNWDGMTDKVFIGLGNYIELLHAPTFYTALKNNVLWLVFFMLAPPMGLAIALYLNQAVRGIRFVKSLFFAPFVLSGVVVGLIFSWFYDPTFGLLKVILGHGVPVLGDPRYVTFGIIFAALWPQTAYCMILYLTGLTTLSSEQLEAARMEGAKGWAMLWHVVLPQLRPTTFMAIVVTVIGALRSFDLIAVMSGGGPFESSTVLAYYMYDQAIKYYRLGYSAAIAVVLFAIVLVYIGFQLRRMVREEQ; this is translated from the coding sequence ATGAAAACTGTCTCGACCCGGAGCGTGGAGGTGAACGTGCCGCAGGCGGTCACGCCGCGCCGCGCGAAGCCGAGGCGCGCGTCGCCCAGTGCCAGGCAGCAGCGCCGTGCGGCCTTTCTGTTCCTTGCGCCCGCGTGCATCATGGTCGCGATCTACGTCGTATATCCGATTCTGTCGTCGCTCGCACTCAGCCTCTACAACTGGGATGGCATGACGGACAAGGTGTTCATCGGTCTTGGCAACTACATCGAACTGCTGCATGCGCCGACCTTCTATACGGCGTTGAAGAACAACGTGCTGTGGCTGGTGTTCTTCATGCTCGCGCCGCCGATGGGCCTTGCGATTGCGCTGTACCTGAATCAGGCGGTGCGCGGCATCCGCTTCGTGAAGTCGCTCTTCTTCGCGCCGTTTGTGCTGTCCGGCGTGGTGGTGGGGCTGATCTTCAGCTGGTTTTACGATCCGACCTTTGGCTTGCTGAAAGTCATCCTTGGGCACGGTGTCCCGGTTCTTGGCGATCCGCGCTACGTGACGTTCGGCATCATCTTCGCGGCGCTGTGGCCGCAAACCGCTTACTGCATGATCCTGTATCTGACCGGGCTGACGACCCTCAGTTCGGAGCAGCTCGAAGCTGCACGGATGGAAGGCGCCAAAGGCTGGGCCATGCTGTGGCACGTCGTGCTGCCGCAATTGCGGCCCACCACCTTCATGGCGATCGTCGTGACCGTGATCGGTGCGCTGCGCAGCTTCGACCTGATCGCCGTGATGAGCGGCGGCGGCCCCTTCGAAAGCTCGACGGTGCTTGCGTATTACATGTACGACCAGGCGATCAAGTATTACCGCCTCGGCTATTCGGCCGCGATCGCCGTGGTGCTGTTTGCGATCGTGCTGGTTTATATCGGCTTCCAGTTGCGCCGCATGGTGCGCGAAGAGCAGTAA
- a CDS encoding transglycosylase domain-containing protein, whose protein sequence is MNRPVVRIPLRLTGARSVWKWIKWLLIAAFLVVLVIGARFAQIEIETSRLQARYLSELTRDIAFTAADGPSNSIRFPSGGPYDERLGYAWLPSFEQRLTERGFAVATQARDSEKMLSLADEGLFLPYEEKDQAGLRLFDASGTPLFGASYPARIYTEFDEIPPLVVDSLLFIEDRNLLNADQPNRNPALDWGRFSRALVDQGVRVFDRHQQTPGGSTLATQIEKFRHSPDGKTGTPMEKLRQIASASVRAYLDGPQTLPARRQIVVHYLNSVPLSAKAGVGEINGIGDGLAAWYGRDFDEVNRILRAPVTEDTLGEQALAFREVLSLMIAQRAPSYFLRSGNAELGRLTDSYLRLLAGGGIISASLRDAALAASLQLDRTRVIHPPMSYVSRKAVMSLRAQLLSALGVRNFYDLDRLDVTVRATLDDAVQQVVSARLASAGTRDGASAAGLYGFEMLRTHDDPSKIAYSFTLFERRGTENVLRVQTDSLNQPFDVNQGARLNLGSTAKLRTVITYLQIMTQLHERYASLSAAQLRAVKPERQDALTRWAVDYLAHTSDRSLQSMLAAAIERKYSANPGETFFTGGGAQTFNNFESSDNSQILTVHRAFQHSVNLVFVRLMRDIVHYETLQVAGPTSQWLDDPASRHVYLTRFADQESQVYMKRFYTKYQGKTPDDALALLLRNVRKSPPKIATVLRSVAPDEPQAWFDVQMRAALKKTPAASLSDDDLAKLYAKYGIDRFNLNDRGYISSVHPLELWTLNYLRSHPAAKLDELLDASRPARTDAYSWLFKTRYHATQDRRIRRMVELQAYAVIGRSWRELGYPFATLTPSYATAIGASGDRPAALAQLIGLIANGGNKVPTHSIAELEFAKGTPYETRFTHASIAPQTTLPPEVVDIVHGLLRDVVTGGTAKRLAQGMTFPNGRTLEVYGKTGTGDQRFNVFARGARLIESRKVNRSATFVFVIGDRFYGSLTAWVHEPYAARYDFTSALAVQLLKSLAPALQPLLALPSDKGEAAKVTVRTDQ, encoded by the coding sequence ATGAATCGGCCGGTGGTTCGGATTCCGCTTCGCTTGACCGGTGCACGTTCGGTCTGGAAGTGGATTAAATGGCTGCTTATAGCAGCTTTCCTTGTCGTTCTTGTCATTGGGGCGCGCTTCGCGCAGATCGAAATCGAGACGTCGCGCCTTCAGGCGCGCTACCTGTCCGAATTGACGCGCGATATTGCCTTTACCGCCGCCGACGGTCCCAGCAACAGCATCCGTTTTCCGTCCGGCGGGCCGTATGACGAGCGGCTAGGCTACGCGTGGCTGCCTTCCTTCGAACAGCGTCTGACTGAGCGCGGCTTTGCTGTCGCGACCCAGGCGCGCGATTCCGAAAAGATGCTTTCGCTCGCCGACGAGGGCCTCTTCCTTCCCTACGAAGAAAAGGATCAGGCGGGGCTCAGGCTCTTCGACGCCAGCGGCACGCCTCTTTTCGGTGCAAGCTACCCCGCCCGGATTTACACGGAGTTCGACGAGATTCCGCCGCTCGTGGTCGACTCGCTGCTTTTCATCGAAGACCGCAATCTGCTCAACGCCGACCAGCCGAACCGCAATCCGGCGCTCGACTGGGGCCGGTTCAGCCGGGCGCTGGTCGATCAGGGCGTACGGGTTTTCGACCGCCATCAGCAAACGCCCGGCGGCAGCACGCTGGCGACCCAGATCGAGAAATTCCGCCATTCGCCGGACGGCAAGACCGGCACGCCGATGGAAAAACTGCGGCAGATCGCTTCCGCCTCGGTGAGGGCCTATCTCGACGGGCCGCAGACGCTGCCCGCGCGACGGCAGATCGTCGTGCATTATCTGAATTCGGTGCCGCTGTCCGCAAAGGCGGGCGTCGGTGAAATCAATGGCATCGGCGACGGACTCGCCGCGTGGTATGGCCGCGATTTCGACGAGGTCAATCGCATCCTGAGGGCACCCGTCACCGAGGACACGCTCGGCGAGCAGGCGCTTGCGTTTCGCGAGGTGCTGTCGCTGATGATCGCGCAGCGTGCGCCGTCGTACTTTCTTCGCAGCGGTAATGCGGAACTCGGCAGGTTGACGGACAGTTATCTGCGCTTGCTGGCGGGCGGCGGCATTATTTCCGCCTCGCTGCGGGATGCGGCACTCGCGGCGTCCCTTCAACTGGACCGCACACGTGTCATTCATCCGCCGATGTCCTACGTCTCCCGCAAGGCCGTCATGTCGTTGCGGGCGCAACTGCTGTCGGCGCTGGGTGTGCGCAACTTCTACGATCTCGACCGGCTCGATGTCACGGTACGCGCGACCCTCGACGATGCGGTACAGCAGGTCGTGAGCGCCCGGCTCGCGAGCGCCGGCACGCGCGACGGGGCGAGCGCCGCCGGTCTGTATGGCTTCGAGATGCTGCGCACGCACGACGATCCTTCGAAAATTGCGTACAGCTTCACGCTGTTCGAGCGGCGTGGTACCGAAAACGTGCTGCGCGTGCAGACGGATAGCCTCAACCAGCCTTTCGACGTCAATCAGGGCGCGCGTCTTAACCTCGGCTCGACAGCGAAGTTGCGTACGGTCATCACTTACCTGCAGATCATGACGCAACTGCATGAGCGCTATGCGTCGTTAAGCGCGGCCCAGTTGCGCGCGGTCAAGCCCGAAAGGCAGGACGCGTTGACGCGCTGGGCTGTCGATTATCTGGCGCACACGTCAGACCGTTCACTGCAGTCGATGCTGGCTGCCGCAATCGAACGGAAATACTCGGCGAATCCTGGCGAGACGTTCTTTACGGGTGGCGGGGCACAGACCTTCAACAATTTCGAATCGAGCGACAACAGCCAGATCCTGACGGTGCATCGCGCCTTCCAGCATTCGGTGAATCTGGTGTTCGTCAGGTTGATGCGCGACATCGTGCACTACGAGACTCTCCAGGTGGCAGGACCGACGTCGCAATGGCTGGACGATCCGGCTTCGCGGCATGTCTACCTGACGCGTTTCGCCGATCAGGAAAGCCAGGTGTACATGAAGCGTTTCTACACGAAGTATCAGGGCAAGACGCCGGATGATGCGCTCGCGCTGCTTCTTCGCAATGTCCGCAAATCGCCGCCGAAGATCGCGACCGTCTTGCGCAGCGTGGCGCCTGACGAGCCGCAGGCGTGGTTTGACGTGCAGATGCGGGCCGCACTGAAGAAGACGCCTGCCGCGTCTCTATCGGATGACGATCTTGCGAAGCTCTACGCCAAGTACGGTATCGACCGTTTCAATCTGAACGACCGCGGCTACATATCGAGTGTGCATCCGCTGGAACTGTGGACGCTCAACTATCTGCGCAGTCATCCAGCGGCGAAGCTCGATGAGCTGCTCGACGCGAGCCGCCCGGCGCGTACGGATGCCTATTCGTGGCTCTTCAAGACCCGCTATCACGCCACGCAGGACCGGCGCATCAGGCGGATGGTGGAGCTGCAGGCGTATGCGGTGATAGGGCGGTCATGGCGTGAGCTGGGTTACCCGTTCGCTACGCTGACCCCTTCCTATGCGACTGCAATCGGTGCATCGGGCGACCGGCCCGCCGCACTTGCGCAGTTGATCGGCCTGATCGCGAACGGCGGAAACAAGGTCCCGACGCACAGCATTGCGGAACTCGAGTTTGCAAAGGGCACGCCCTACGAAACACGCTTCACCCACGCGTCGATTGCGCCGCAGACGACCTTGCCGCCAGAAGTGGTCGATATCGTGCACGGTCTGCTGCGCGACGTCGTAACCGGTGGAACCGCAAAGCGCCTGGCGCAGGGCATGACATTCCCGAACGGGCGCACGCTCGAGGTGTACGGCAAGACTGGCACCGGGGATCAGCGCTTTAACGTATTCGCCCGCGGCGCGCGGCTGATCGAGTCGCGCAAGGTCAACCGGAGCGCGACCTTCGTGTTCGTGATCGGCGATCGTTTCTATGGCTCCCTGACCGCGTGGGTTCACGAGCCTTACGCGGCGCGCTATGACTTTACGAGCGCTCTGGCGGTGCAGTTGCTGAAGTCGCTGGCACCCGCGTTGCAACCGTTGCTTGCGTTGCCGTCGGACAAGGGCGAGGCGGCAAAAGTGACTGTGCGCACGGATCAATAA
- a CDS encoding ATP-binding cassette domain-containing protein: protein MSTTHTASNATPVLQARGLIKRYGHVTALDGCDFEVLPGEILAVIGDNGAGKSSLIKALSGATVPDEGEILLDGQAVKFRSPLDAREQGIETVYQELAVAPAMSIAENLFLARELVKPGWRGSILKMIDKRRMLEEATAHMKGLQIGIRSMRQAVETLSGGQRQGVAVARSAAFARHVVILDEPTAALGVKEGNMVLELIRRVRDRGLPVILISHNMPHVFEVADRIHIQRLGRRAALVNRADIHMSEAVAIMTGAKEADVKAIA, encoded by the coding sequence ATGTCGACTACTCACACCGCCTCCAATGCCACGCCGGTTCTGCAGGCACGCGGACTCATCAAGCGTTATGGCCATGTCACCGCACTCGACGGTTGCGATTTCGAAGTGCTGCCCGGCGAGATTCTTGCCGTCATCGGCGATAACGGCGCCGGCAAATCTTCGCTGATCAAGGCGCTTTCGGGCGCAACCGTGCCCGACGAAGGCGAGATCCTGCTCGACGGTCAAGCAGTGAAATTCCGCAGTCCGCTCGATGCACGCGAACAGGGCATCGAAACCGTGTATCAGGAACTCGCTGTTGCTCCAGCGATGAGCATCGCGGAAAACCTGTTTCTCGCCCGCGAACTGGTCAAGCCTGGCTGGCGCGGCTCGATCCTCAAGATGATCGACAAACGCCGCATGCTGGAAGAAGCGACCGCGCACATGAAGGGCCTGCAGATCGGCATCCGTTCGATGCGGCAGGCCGTCGAAACGCTGTCAGGCGGACAGCGTCAGGGTGTCGCCGTTGCGCGCAGCGCGGCGTTCGCGCGGCACGTCGTGATTCTCGACGAACCCACTGCGGCGCTCGGCGTGAAGGAAGGCAACATGGTGCTCGAACTGATCCGGCGCGTTCGCGATCGCGGCTTGCCCGTGATCCTGATCAGCCACAACATGCCGCACGTCTTCGAAGTCGCCGATCGCATCCACATCCAGCGGCTTGGCCGGCGCGCCGCGCTTGTCAACCGCGCGGACATCCACATGTCCGAGGCCGTGGCGATCATGACCGGCGCGAAGGAAGCGGACGTGAAGGCAATCGCATGA